The window AGAGGTTCTCGACCGTCGCGAGATGGACGTCGAGGCCGATGAGGTCGATGAGTTCCAGCGGCCCGCGGTCGAACCCGACGTTCGTCGCCGCGACGTCGATTGCTGCTGGCTCGGCATCCAACAGTTCCCATGTCGCCGCACACTTGATGCTCGCCGACAGACGTGAGAGTCCGTTTGCCCTGTATTCCTGATCGAGACGTATCGGCTTCCGGTCGATAGCAGTGGCCACGTTCTCGGCGGTTTCGAGCGTTTCGTCGCTGGCCTCGTCGCCCGAAATCTCGACCATATCGCGCCGGAGAGCCGGGTTCGCGAAATGGAACAGCACGACGCGCTCGGGATGGGACATCTCCGCGGCGATGTCGCCCGGCGTCAGTGAGGACGTGTTCGTTCCGATAACCGCGTCGGCGGCGAGGACGTCTTCGAGCGTTTCCACCACGTCCCGCTTGAGGCCGAGTCGCTCCGGAACCGCCTCGACGACGAACTCGGCATCCGAAAGCGCCGAGAGGTTCGGGTCGTAGGTGATACGGTCGGCGGGGGTGCCGGAGATGTCGATGCCACCGGCCCGCAGCTCGTCGGCCAGTTCGGATTCGTGATACGTCCGTGCAGCGGCGAGGGCGTCCGAATCGACGTCGACGAGCGTGACCTGATAGCCGGCGTTCGCCAGCAGGCCGGCGATATCGCGGCCCATGAGCCCGGCCCCGACGACCCCGGTGGTAGTGACAGACATTATCTCGGGTGCTCCTTCGAAGACGTGTCCCGTACGCCGTAATAATTCATTCGGAGATGGTAGTAGAGGAGCCCGCCGGCCAACAGCAGTATCCAGACGCCGAAAAGCAGCGTCGACTGCACGGCCAAAAGCAGGAGCAATAGCAGGTTGAGCGGTACCGCGAGAAGCGCCATTCCGTACACCACCCGCATCGAGAGGGGAAACGCCGTCGGGTCGAACTCGGGCGGCCGTCTCCGAATCACGCTAATGGCGGCGGCCATCACCGCGGTGACGACGAAGGCCCCGCCGAACGCGAGCATCGTTCCGAGGTCGTCGAACGGAAGCGGCGCGAGCAACACGACGGCACTCAGGACGTAGGTCCCGAGAAGCGTCCAGTGGGCGGTGCCGAATCGGTCGTTCGTCATGCCTAGAATCT of the Natronomonas halophila genome contains:
- a CDS encoding 3-hydroxyacyl-CoA dehydrogenase, producing the protein MSVTTTGVVGAGLMGRDIAGLLANAGYQVTLVDVDSDALAAARTYHESELADELRAGGIDISGTPADRITYDPNLSALSDAEFVVEAVPERLGLKRDVVETLEDVLAADAVIGTNTSSLTPGDIAAEMSHPERVVLFHFANPALRRDMVEISGDEASDETLETAENVATAIDRKPIRLDQEYRANGLSRLSASIKCAATWELLDAEPAAIDVAATNVGFDRGPLELIDLIGLDVHLATVENLSEVYGDRYAPPAEIQSRMETMVDDGRLGKKSGEGFFEWDDQGCQIPTPEEPHDIQPILAALVNEAHRLVDDGVADQETVNEILKRGGDSEIGPFDLEEMFGREALRETLRTRHDETGGRVYDPVF